The following coding sequences are from one Formosa haliotis window:
- a CDS encoding glycoside hydrolase family 30 protein, with product MKIIFNQLSRLVFLFSSVVFAQQSKQELPGVKAQSITVYTTAEDSSMRLSKSKSLTFTKAVQPVETEISVFVEPNKKFQEFIGIGGAITDASAEVFATLSKAKQEELLNAYYDKDKGIGYTLLRTTIHSSDFGSGSHTYIEDGDADLKTFSIDQDKKLRIPMIKRATQVAGGTLMLYVSPWSPPAFMKSNKSMLKGGKLLPEFYQSWASYYAKFIKAYEAEGMPIWGLSVQNEPMATQTWESCLYTAEEERDFVKNYLGPTLEKEGLGDKNIIVWDHNRDLMNQRANVIYSDPEAAKYVWGLGFHWYETWAGGEPMYNNVGKVNEAYPDKKLMFTEGCNEKFDAAKYQYWPNAERYGASMIHDFNNGTVGWTDWNILLDQNGGPNHVGNFCFAPIHADTTTGELIYTPSYYYIGHFSKFIRLKAKRISTAVSRSNIISTTFQNTNGELVTVVMNKSDELVNYNLIVSEKQTKVTIPARAIQTLIY from the coding sequence ATGAAAATTATATTTAATCAACTTTCTAGGCTTGTGTTTTTGTTTTCGTCTGTGGTTTTTGCTCAGCAATCAAAACAAGAATTACCAGGCGTGAAAGCCCAGAGTATTACAGTATATACTACTGCAGAGGACTCTTCGATGCGTCTTAGTAAATCTAAGAGTTTAACATTTACTAAGGCCGTACAACCGGTAGAAACGGAGATTTCGGTTTTTGTAGAACCTAATAAGAAGTTTCAAGAATTTATAGGTATAGGAGGCGCTATTACCGATGCAAGTGCAGAAGTCTTCGCAACCTTAAGCAAAGCAAAACAAGAAGAATTATTAAATGCTTACTACGATAAAGATAAAGGTATTGGATATACTTTATTAAGAACCACAATCCATAGTTCAGATTTTGGGAGTGGAAGTCATACCTATATCGAAGACGGTGATGCCGATTTAAAAACCTTTTCTATCGATCAGGATAAAAAATTGCGCATCCCCATGATAAAACGTGCTACACAAGTTGCTGGTGGAACCTTAATGTTATACGTGTCGCCTTGGAGTCCGCCTGCCTTTATGAAAAGTAATAAAAGTATGCTAAAAGGAGGGAAGTTATTGCCAGAATTTTACCAGTCTTGGGCAAGTTACTACGCTAAATTTATAAAAGCTTACGAAGCAGAAGGCATGCCCATTTGGGGTTTATCGGTTCAAAACGAACCTATGGCGACTCAAACATGGGAATCTTGTTTGTATACGGCAGAAGAGGAACGCGATTTTGTTAAAAATTATTTAGGACCAACTTTAGAAAAGGAAGGTTTGGGTGATAAAAACATTATTGTTTGGGATCATAACAGAGATCTTATGAACCAACGTGCGAATGTAATTTATTCCGATCCTGAAGCCGCAAAATATGTATGGGGTTTAGGATTTCATTGGTATGAAACTTGGGCAGGAGGCGAGCCTATGTATAATAACGTTGGTAAAGTGAATGAGGCCTATCCTGATAAAAAATTAATGTTTACCGAAGGATGTAACGAAAAATTTGATGCTGCGAAATATCAATATTGGCCAAATGCAGAGCGCTATGGTGCATCTATGATACACGATTTTAACAACGGCACCGTAGGTTGGACCGATTGGAATATTTTATTAGACCAAAACGGAGGACCAAACCATGTTGGAAACTTTTGTTTTGCACCAATACATGCCGATACGACGACGGGTGAACTTATATACACACCTTCTTACTATTACATAGGGCATTTTTCAAAGTTTATTAGGTTGAAAGCAAAACGGATTAGCACTGCAGTAAGTAGAAGTAACATTATAAGTACAACATTTCAGAATACAAATGGCGAACTAGTAACGGTGGTGATGAACAAGTCTGATGAACTTGTAAATTATAATTTAATAGTTTCAGAAAAACAGACTAAAGTAACCATTCCGGCTCGTGCCATTCAAACCTTGATTTATTAA
- a CDS encoding glycoside hydrolase family 30 protein, translated as MKFKMQLYPCLFVLFVLLQVGCSSSGTSSDDITDDDIVPPVQTNDVDFWLTTGNKSKLLEKQTDVLSFGTSENNYPTIEVKPSEAFQDIDGFGFTLTGGSAEVINSLDDSKKEALLQELFGTSESSISINYLRVSIGASDLNAAPFTYNDLAEGETDVNLEQFSLEPDRAGVIAVLKDILKINPNIKILGSPWSPPVWMKDNGSFIGGELQKKYYGVYAQYFVKYIEQMQAEGITIDAITIQNEPLHDGNNPSLYMPATDQAEFIKNNLGPVFETAGIQTKIIIWDHNCDNPQYPITVLNDADANTYIDGSAFHLYNGDISALSTVKNAFPNKNLYFTEQYTSSDGSFSGDLKWHLKNVIIGATRNWSRNALEWNLANNSDFGPHTDGGCTTCKGGLTISNSGNITRNVGYYIVGHASKFVPSGSKRIASNIAGNLQNVAFLTPEGKQVLIVVNDSEKAEFFNIKVNGKWVTSFLDGGAVATYVWK; from the coding sequence ATGAAATTTAAAATGCAATTATATCCGTGTTTATTTGTTTTGTTTGTTTTGTTACAGGTAGGATGCTCATCGTCTGGCACATCTTCAGATGATATTACAGACGATGACATTGTACCTCCAGTTCAAACAAACGATGTCGATTTTTGGTTAACAACTGGAAATAAAAGTAAATTGTTAGAAAAGCAAACCGATGTTTTGAGTTTTGGAACTTCAGAAAATAATTATCCCACTATTGAGGTAAAACCAAGTGAGGCTTTTCAAGATATTGATGGTTTTGGTTTTACTTTAACAGGAGGAAGCGCCGAGGTTATTAATTCTTTAGATGATTCAAAAAAAGAAGCTTTGCTTCAGGAGTTATTTGGAACTTCAGAATCGTCTATTTCTATAAATTATCTGCGTGTTAGTATTGGGGCTTCCGATTTAAATGCAGCACCTTTCACTTATAATGATTTAGCTGAAGGAGAAACCGATGTAAACTTAGAACAGTTTAGTTTAGAACCTGATCGAGCTGGAGTTATTGCTGTTTTAAAAGACATCTTAAAAATAAATCCGAACATTAAAATATTAGGTTCGCCATGGTCGCCACCTGTTTGGATGAAAGATAATGGAAGTTTTATAGGTGGCGAATTACAGAAAAAATATTATGGGGTTTACGCCCAATATTTTGTAAAATATATTGAGCAGATGCAGGCAGAAGGCATTACTATTGATGCGATTACCATTCAAAACGAACCCTTGCACGATGGAAATAATCCCAGTTTATATATGCCCGCGACCGATCAAGCTGAATTCATAAAAAATAATTTGGGACCCGTGTTTGAAACGGCTGGAATTCAAACAAAAATTATTATTTGGGACCATAATTGCGACAATCCGCAGTATCCCATTACAGTTTTAAATGATGCCGATGCCAATACATACATCGACGGCTCAGCCTTTCATTTGTATAATGGAGATATCAGTGCCTTATCTACGGTAAAGAATGCATTCCCGAATAAAAACTTGTATTTCACAGAGCAATACACCTCTTCAGACGGGAGTTTTTCCGGCGATTTAAAATGGCATTTAAAAAATGTAATTATAGGGGCGACTAGAAATTGGAGCCGTAATGCTTTAGAATGGAATTTAGCTAATAATAGCGATTTTGGTCCGCATACAGATGGGGGTTGTACCACTTGCAAGGGCGGTTTAACTATAAGTAATTCAGGAAATATTACACGAAATGTAGGGTATTATATTGTGGGGCATGCCTCAAAATTTGTGCCTTCAGGATCAAAACGTATAGCGAGCAATATTGCAGGAAATCTTCAAAATGTTGCCTTTCTTACTCCTGAAGGTAAACAGGTTTTAATCGTAGTAAACGATAGTGAAAAGGCTGAATTTTTCAACATTAAAGTCAACGGGAAATGGGTAACAAGTTTCTTAGATGGTGGTGCTGTAGCAACTTATGTCTGGAAATAA
- a CDS encoding cellulase family glycosylhydrolase, with product MCLTNVFGQGFLHRDGQRIVDGGGKNVLLRGLGLGGWMVQEGYMLKTQPFASPQHVIKQKIEDVIGKENTAEFYEAYLKNGITKRDIDSLAAWGFNSVRLPMHYNLYTPAIEDEKNGDITWLEKGFKMTDDVLKWCEAKNIYLILDLHAAPGGQGKDAAISDYDESKPSLWESDANQKKMIAFWKKIAERYKDHPWIGAYDIINEPNWNFTGTNKNGCDEKQNGPLKDLMVSVTKAIRDVDKNHLIFIEGNCWGNNYSGVFPLWDDNMGLSFHKYWNYNDTASVQQFLDYREMLNVPIWLGESGENSNVWFTDAIALVESHNIGWAFWPMKKIANTAGVTSVNITEDYKALLNYWKDGGEKQSIEAAKTTLMQIAENYKMENLSINKDVIDAMFRQVYTKQTLPYANHELPGKIIASAYDLGQHNYAYFDTDFINYHVATGKERTPWNTGHVMRNDGVDLQACSDKHTNGFSVTDIKDGEWLVFTVYVKKAGHYSVHARVASENSNGILHLETEANTRSKAVSVPNTGGLNSWKTIEMSNVNLQEGAQKIKVVFDKGDFNLNYLEIK from the coding sequence TTGTGCTTAACAAATGTCTTCGGGCAAGGATTTTTGCACCGCGATGGCCAACGTATTGTAGATGGTGGGGGTAAAAATGTGTTGCTGCGCGGTTTAGGACTTGGTGGTTGGATGGTTCAAGAAGGTTATATGCTAAAAACGCAGCCTTTTGCTAGTCCGCAGCACGTTATTAAACAGAAGATTGAAGACGTTATAGGAAAAGAAAATACGGCAGAATTTTATGAGGCCTATCTAAAAAACGGCATTACCAAACGCGATATCGACTCGCTCGCCGCTTGGGGTTTTAATTCGGTGCGTTTACCTATGCATTACAATTTGTATACCCCAGCGATTGAAGATGAAAAAAACGGAGACATTACTTGGTTAGAAAAAGGTTTTAAAATGACCGACGATGTTTTAAAATGGTGTGAAGCTAAAAATATCTATCTCATTCTAGATTTACATGCTGCACCAGGCGGTCAAGGCAAGGACGCTGCTATTTCAGATTACGATGAAAGTAAACCGTCTTTATGGGAAAGCGACGCAAATCAGAAAAAAATGATTGCTTTTTGGAAAAAAATAGCCGAACGCTATAAAGATCATCCTTGGATTGGCGCTTATGATATTATAAACGAACCCAATTGGAATTTTACAGGAACTAATAAAAATGGTTGCGACGAAAAGCAAAATGGGCCGCTAAAAGATTTAATGGTTTCGGTAACAAAAGCCATTCGGGACGTAGATAAAAATCACTTAATTTTTATAGAAGGCAATTGCTGGGGGAATAATTATAGCGGGGTGTTTCCGCTTTGGGATGATAATATGGGGTTGAGTTTTCATAAATATTGGAATTATAATGACACAGCTTCCGTTCAGCAATTTTTAGATTACCGCGAGATGTTAAACGTGCCTATTTGGTTAGGAGAAAGCGGCGAGAATTCTAACGTTTGGTTTACCGATGCAATTGCTTTGGTGGAATCGCATAACATAGGTTGGGCATTTTGGCCTATGAAAAAGATCGCGAATACGGCAGGTGTAACTTCAGTAAACATAACCGAAGATTATAAGGCTTTGCTAAATTATTGGAAAGATGGCGGCGAAAAACAGTCGATTGAAGCTGCTAAAACCACCTTAATGCAAATTGCCGAAAACTACAAAATGGAAAACTTAAGCATCAATAAAGATGTTATAGATGCCATGTTTAGGCAGGTGTACACTAAACAAACCTTGCCGTATGCCAACCACGAATTGCCAGGTAAAATAATTGCATCGGCTTACGATTTAGGGCAACATAACTACGCGTATTTCGATACCGATTTCATTAATTACCACGTGGCTACGGGAAAAGAACGCACGCCATGGAATACAGGACACGTAATGCGTAATGACGGGGTAGACCTTCAGGCGTGTTCAGATAAACATACTAACGGATTTTCTGTAACCGACATCAAAGATGGCGAATGGTTGGTTTTTACAGTTTATGTAAAAAAAGCAGGGCATTATAGTGTGCATGCACGTGTAGCAAGTGAAAATTCTAACGGAATCCTTCATCTAGAAACGGAAGCAAATACGCGTTCAAAGGCCGTCAGTGTTCCAAATACAGGCGGATTAAATTCATGGAAAACCATTGAAATGTCTAATGTAAATCTACAAGAAGGCGCTCAAAAGATTAAGGTAGTTTTTGATAAGGGCGATTTTAATTTGAATTACCTAGAAATTAAATAA
- a CDS encoding tetratricopeptide repeat protein, which translates to MLRFLYCFFLIFTCNFIAAQTSPESLIDSLNVVKEPSKKVALCNKIASTLQSTDWDRALHYLELGENEALKISKKGEDLASVYETAGRIYSAKDAYDIGLDYYLEAYDIYKELGAKDKLTDVEINLAILYAQGKNHKEAFQYFNKAYVYQKEQKDSLALVRILNNMGTLFLKKDKDSAIYYYKKAIAINNKIQNKKLQGYITTNLGRAYSLKQDTMSANRFFNVSKNMLGTENLDQDLTIFINQSLAKYNLSNKHYQKAITWAQQGLELSKHYPNSFVNQDLNKVLYESYIQLEDYKHAVHYFQQYKTISDTINIEEKAVNLERVKLEEEYNNRIKIKDLVEEKKRLTLYSYGLILIVGILILVISLIKIRNKNIKIALEQERLQRRQQELQQSLETKNKVLIGKAMTEIHRTDVINDILNDLKQIKLKAVKKETQQAIDFILKRLQKDMNSDIWQEFEVSFEQVHQSFYDDLSKYHPDLTPKDRRLCALLYLDLTTKEISQITGQSFKSVENARTRLRKKLDLTNGKVNLSTYLNSFASN; encoded by the coding sequence ATGCTGAGATTTCTATACTGTTTTTTTCTAATTTTTACCTGCAATTTTATAGCGGCTCAAACTTCGCCTGAATCTTTAATAGATAGCTTAAATGTTGTAAAAGAGCCTTCTAAAAAAGTAGCTTTATGTAACAAAATAGCATCGACTTTGCAAAGTACAGATTGGGATAGAGCGCTACACTATTTAGAGTTAGGAGAAAACGAAGCGTTGAAAATTTCAAAAAAAGGAGAAGATTTAGCTTCGGTTTATGAAACTGCGGGACGAATATACAGCGCTAAAGATGCTTACGATATTGGCTTAGATTACTATTTGGAAGCATACGATATTTATAAAGAGCTAGGAGCGAAAGATAAACTAACCGATGTGGAAATAAATTTAGCCATTCTGTATGCTCAAGGTAAGAATCATAAAGAAGCCTTTCAATATTTTAATAAAGCATATGTCTATCAAAAGGAACAAAAAGATTCTTTAGCATTGGTTAGAATATTAAATAATATGGGAACCTTATTCTTGAAAAAGGATAAAGATTCTGCGATTTATTATTATAAAAAAGCCATTGCAATAAATAACAAGATTCAGAATAAAAAATTACAAGGGTATATCACTACAAATTTAGGTAGAGCGTATAGTTTAAAGCAAGATACGATGAGCGCGAATCGCTTTTTTAATGTGTCTAAAAATATGTTGGGTACAGAAAACTTAGATCAGGACTTAACTATTTTTATTAATCAGTCGCTTGCTAAATACAACCTCTCAAATAAACATTATCAAAAAGCGATTACTTGGGCGCAACAAGGATTAGAATTAAGTAAGCATTATCCGAACAGTTTTGTAAATCAGGACTTAAACAAGGTGCTTTATGAATCTTATATTCAATTAGAAGATTATAAGCATGCGGTTCATTATTTTCAGCAGTATAAAACCATTAGCGATACCATAAATATTGAAGAAAAGGCGGTAAATCTAGAACGGGTAAAGTTAGAAGAAGAATATAACAACCGCATTAAAATTAAGGATTTAGTAGAGGAAAAGAAGCGTTTAACGCTTTATTCTTATGGGTTAATTTTAATTGTTGGTATTTTAATCCTCGTAATTTCTTTAATTAAAATTAGAAATAAGAACATAAAAATTGCTTTAGAACAAGAACGCTTACAAAGACGTCAGCAAGAATTACAACAGAGTTTAGAGACTAAAAATAAAGTGCTTATAGGGAAAGCTATGACCGAGATTCATCGTACAGATGTTATTAATGATATTTTAAACGATTTAAAGCAAATTAAATTAAAGGCCGTTAAAAAAGAAACACAACAAGCCATTGACTTTATCTTAAAACGCTTACAAAAAGATATGAATTCTGATATTTGGCAAGAATTTGAAGTTAGTTTCGAGCAAGTCCATCAATCGTTTTACGACGACCTCTCTAAATATCATCCAGATTTAACGCCAAAAGATCGCCGTTTATGTGCCCTTTTATATCTCGATTTAACGACAAAAGAAATTTCTCAAATTACCGGGCAATCCTTTAAATCGGTTGAAAATGCCCGTACAAGACTTCGTAAAAAGTTGGATTTAACCAACGGAAAAGTAAATTTATCTACCTATTTAAATAGCTTCGCTTCAAATTAA